In Sulfuracidifex metallicus DSM 6482 = JCM 9184, a single window of DNA contains:
- a CDS encoding CBS domain-containing protein codes for MDQRYISRKVIVVKPSDPLVEAAKSMSLLNISALAVVDEKGKLIGILTERDVTRAAADGDINSNVERYMTKEVIGIDLSSDIEEAAKTMMDKGIRHLPVTDKGKVVGIISIRDIGKAIMQI; via the coding sequence ATGGATCAAAGATATATCAGTAGAAAAGTCATAGTAGTTAAGCCTTCAGATCCTCTTGTTGAAGCCGCAAAGAGCATGTCCCTTCTTAATATAAGTGCGCTTGCTGTAGTAGACGAGAAGGGAAAACTGATAGGTATCTTAACTGAGAGAGACGTAACGAGAGCAGCAGCTGACGGTGACATAAATTCAAACGTAGAGCGTTATATGACAAAGGAGGTTATAGGAATAGACCTTTCTTCAGATATAGAAGAAGCTGCAAAAACTATGATGGATAAGGGAATTAGACATTTACCGGTAACTGATAAAGGTAAGGTAGTAGGAATAATTTCTATAAGAGATATAGGAAAAGCAATAATGCAGATTTAG
- a CDS encoding DUF3834 domain-containing protein produces the protein MNKINVIAAPGPVVYPLLAANDERINISFGKEGDADAVFDSTVSLVRRGLRIDKVLVKGLMQIVPSIGNKTAVWRKGSAADVLLRAYLSRSGKKVEIVYVNDQSEIMKLLKSGEVDSAVVSSAFGKGIRFEDLIPEMPGSCGVHINRNEEVILEAYQKGIEAFKRNPDEASNVVISKLPMKMDPSFVKGTMLNSILGIEHVNDYFGFKNAIAPFLKE, from the coding sequence ATGAACAAAATAAACGTAATAGCCGCACCAGGTCCTGTTGTATACCCTCTTTTAGCTGCAAACGACGAGAGAATTAACATCTCTTTTGGTAAAGAGGGAGATGCTGACGCTGTTTTCGATTCAACGGTATCTTTAGTAAGGAGAGGTCTAAGGATAGATAAGGTACTTGTAAAGGGTTTGATGCAAATAGTCCCATCTATAGGTAATAAGACTGCAGTTTGGAGAAAAGGTAGCGCAGCTGACGTATTGCTAAGGGCTTATCTTTCCAGATCCGGTAAGAAAGTCGAGATAGTTTATGTGAATGACCAGAGCGAGATTATGAAGTTGCTGAAATCTGGAGAAGTAGATTCTGCTGTTGTATCTTCAGCTTTTGGAAAGGGAATAAGATTCGAGGATTTGATACCAGAAATGCCAGGTAGCTGTGGTGTTCATATCAATAGAAACGAGGAAGTGATACTAGAAGCGTATCAAAAAGGAATAGAGGCATTCAAAAGGAATCCAGATGAAGCTTCAAACGTAGTAATATCTAAGTTGCCGATGAAAATGGATCCATCATTTGTCAAGGGAACTATGCTCAATTCAATACTAGGAATTGAGCATGTTAACGATTATTTTGGTTTTAAGAATGCAATAGCTCCTTTCCTAAAGGAATAA
- a CDS encoding ABC transporter ATP-binding protein: MSNELCIEVSNVTKSYGNINALNGLTFSIACGGKFALLGPNGAGKSTTLKLLMGFLKPDRGSVRIKGLPPCSVEVRKITGYLPENAQPYRTMTVRDNLQYIAALRGVDMNQVYEIVDLLDLRKYWNYKASQLSQGNLQKLSIALAIMHKPSILLMDEPLNYLDIPTQESVISILSKISSTMLVSTHIMSVAGRLTDNVIMINKGQVVWMGTFEDIKRMGTEDEPIESIVAKLMRG, encoded by the coding sequence ATGTCTAACGAATTGTGCATCGAAGTTTCAAACGTTACAAAGAGTTACGGGAACATAAACGCTCTTAATGGTTTAACGTTTTCTATCGCTTGCGGTGGAAAGTTCGCTTTGCTTGGACCTAACGGTGCCGGGAAATCCACCACCCTTAAACTTCTCATGGGATTTCTTAAGCCAGATAGAGGGTCAGTTAGAATTAAAGGATTACCTCCTTGTTCTGTAGAGGTAAGGAAAATTACCGGCTATCTCCCAGAGAACGCACAACCATATCGAACCATGACAGTTCGCGACAATCTGCAGTACATTGCAGCTCTCAGAGGGGTTGATATGAACCAAGTATATGAGATTGTAGACTTGTTGGACCTTCGCAAATATTGGAATTACAAGGCTTCTCAACTCTCTCAAGGAAATCTGCAAAAGCTTTCAATAGCGTTGGCAATAATGCATAAACCAAGTATATTACTTATGGACGAACCTCTAAATTATCTAGATATACCAACGCAAGAATCTGTAATTTCAATTCTATCTAAAATATCATCCACTATGTTAGTTTCAACTCATATAATGAGTGTAGCAGGAAGACTTACTGATAACGTAATAATGATAAACAAAGGACAAGTAGTATGGATGGGCACATTTGAAGACATAAAAAGAATGGGAACTGAGGATGAACCTATCGAAAGCATAGTAGCAAAGCTAATGAGGGGTTAA
- a CDS encoding peroxiredoxin: MSTQIDRIPLIGEEFPRLEVETTQGKKVLPDDYKGKWFLLFSHPGDFTPVCTTEFIAFAKRSDDFKKLGVELIGLSVDSTISHIEWIKWIKDKVGVEVPFPVIADPMGQVSKKLGMIHAQSATSTVRAVFLVDDKSKVRLIMYYPLELGRNIDELLRAIKGLQMVDKYKVAIPANWPNNEVIGDNFLVPPPRNIADIGKRLQEYKGLDWWFTFKESPKEDSEEARKYLERVAKAVPKGQ, from the coding sequence ATGTCTACACAAATTGATAGAATACCTTTAATAGGAGAGGAATTTCCTCGTCTAGAAGTAGAAACCACACAGGGAAAGAAAGTTCTTCCTGACGACTACAAAGGAAAGTGGTTCCTTCTTTTTTCTCATCCAGGAGATTTTACTCCAGTATGTACAACTGAGTTCATTGCCTTCGCAAAAAGGTCTGACGATTTCAAGAAACTAGGTGTAGAGCTAATAGGATTGAGCGTAGATAGCACAATAAGCCACATAGAATGGATAAAATGGATAAAGGACAAGGTCGGAGTTGAAGTTCCATTCCCCGTGATTGCGGATCCAATGGGTCAAGTCTCTAAAAAACTCGGCATGATACATGCACAGTCTGCTACTTCCACGGTAAGGGCGGTATTTCTGGTTGATGATAAATCTAAGGTTAGACTCATCATGTACTATCCATTAGAATTGGGTAGAAACATAGATGAATTACTAAGAGCGATAAAAGGGCTTCAGATGGTAGATAAATACAAGGTTGCAATTCCTGCGAACTGGCCAAATAATGAGGTCATAGGAGATAATTTCCTGGTTCCTCCACCTAGAAACATTGCAGATATAGGAAAAAGATTACAGGAATACAAGGGATTAGATTGGTGGTTTACCTTTAAGGAGTCTCCAAAGGAGGATTCGGAGGAAGCAAGAAAGTACCTAGAAAGAGTAGCGAAGGCAGTTCCCAAAGGTCAGTAA
- a CDS encoding DUF929 domain-containing protein: protein MAKRKADRKTKTKRQDSKLIYIPFIVLGVLIVALVGFTSYSHPVFSPASYISSSPAPFKFFKVNNQNYAGNSTVQIYFISWYGCPYGATDSWALYKVLTQYGTVNATPGHSLSEPNIPFIPALWFEGYQPKPNSNVDFHFLYIYNENLTATPTGVPVNPTNGSAVTIGLQEIKDNLSFAPWIYNLVKEYEVDTPIVTTSSGLNDSIAYSTPAPHIATLIIITGPGGTYMEIGFVSPMNPDVIGQSSATAAQQYAEQLYSQLKSNDITNGSVKTMIDQGSQVINYVISQVQ from the coding sequence ATGGCAAAGAGAAAAGCTGATAGGAAAACAAAGACTAAGAGACAAGATAGCAAGCTAATTTACATTCCATTCATAGTATTGGGAGTACTCATAGTTGCTTTAGTTGGCTTCACTTCCTATAGCCATCCAGTTTTCTCGCCTGCAAGTTATATATCAAGCTCTCCTGCTCCTTTTAAATTCTTTAAAGTAAATAATCAAAATTATGCTGGGAATAGCACAGTACAGATTTATTTCATAAGTTGGTATGGATGCCCATATGGAGCTACGGATTCATGGGCTTTATATAAAGTACTAACTCAATATGGCACCGTTAATGCTACACCAGGACACTCATTAAGCGAGCCTAACATACCCTTTATTCCAGCACTATGGTTTGAAGGATATCAACCAAAGCCAAATTCAAATGTGGACTTCCATTTTCTTTATATCTATAATGAAAATTTGACTGCAACACCAACTGGTGTTCCTGTTAACCCTACTAACGGCAGTGCGGTAACAATAGGTTTACAAGAAATAAAGGATAATCTTAGTTTCGCTCCTTGGATATATAACTTAGTTAAGGAATATGAGGTAGATACTCCTATAGTTACTACAAGTTCTGGTCTAAACGATTCTATAGCATACTCTACTCCGGCACCTCATATAGCTACACTAATAATAATAACAGGACCAGGAGGAACTTACATGGAAATAGGTTTCGTATCACCAATGAACCCAGATGTAATAGGACAATCATCTGCTACTGCAGCGCAACAATACGCCGAGCAGTTATACTCTCAACTAAAATCTAACGATATTACAAATGGCAGTGTAAAAACAATGATAGACCAAGGAAGCCAAGTAATTAATTACGTTATTTCACAAGTTCAATGA
- a CDS encoding DEAD/DEAH box helicase, with protein sequence MINFDEQIRRALSDAGYNSLTQVQERAIPLLLQTKSVIVQAKTGSGKTASYVLPLLQLGYPSLVITPTRELAGQVSDEFKKLGKYKGINVATIIGGVGYTSQLNELRSAKIVVGTPGRLLDLWSKDKLDFSQFQAAVVDEVDRMFDMGFVDDVRMILKHTTPKVFGFFSATVPPEVESLAREFSRCAELIKLDEYKPVEEVEQRFVETRNDWTDKVSKLRELLNSNRGKIIVFTRTKERAKMLYNSLWDLGYRASVMYGDLPQAKREQNLRLFREGKRNVLVSTDLASRGIDVIDVDLVVNFDAPRDVETYIHRVGRTGRMGRNGVAITLYTTREREIVNRMKNLSKKLESKETANS encoded by the coding sequence ATGATAAATTTTGACGAGCAAATAAGGAGAGCTTTGTCCGATGCTGGTTATAATAGTCTTACCCAAGTGCAGGAGAGAGCTATTCCATTATTGCTTCAAACCAAAAGCGTAATAGTTCAAGCTAAAACTGGATCTGGAAAGACTGCATCGTATGTGCTTCCTCTTCTTCAGTTAGGTTACCCTTCATTAGTTATTACTCCAACTAGAGAACTTGCAGGTCAAGTTTCTGATGAATTTAAGAAATTAGGAAAATATAAGGGAATAAATGTTGCTACAATTATAGGAGGAGTCGGGTACACTTCACAGTTAAATGAATTGAGGAGTGCTAAGATTGTAGTTGGAACTCCTGGAAGGTTACTGGATTTGTGGAGCAAGGATAAACTTGATTTCTCACAATTTCAGGCTGCTGTAGTTGATGAAGTAGATAGAATGTTTGATATGGGATTCGTAGATGACGTCAGAATGATTCTTAAGCATACGACTCCCAAGGTTTTCGGTTTCTTCTCTGCTACGGTTCCTCCAGAAGTAGAAAGTTTAGCTAGAGAATTTTCTAGATGTGCTGAATTAATAAAGCTGGATGAATACAAACCAGTAGAAGAGGTAGAACAAAGGTTCGTTGAAACTAGAAATGACTGGACAGATAAGGTATCTAAGTTAAGAGAATTATTAAATTCAAATAGAGGAAAAATAATAGTTTTTACGAGAACAAAAGAGAGAGCAAAGATGCTATACAATTCTCTTTGGGATTTAGGATATAGAGCCTCAGTAATGTACGGAGATCTGCCTCAAGCTAAGAGAGAACAGAACCTGAGACTTTTCAGGGAGGGAAAGAGAAACGTTTTAGTTTCTACAGACCTAGCTTCACGTGGAATAGACGTCATAGACGTAGATTTGGTGGTTAATTTCGACGCCCCTAGAGACGTAGAAACTTACATACACAGAGTCGGTAGAACGGGCAGGATGGGACGTAACGGTGTTGCAATTACTCTCTATACTACAAGGGAAAGAGAAATAGTAAACAGGATGAAAAATCTATCGAAAAAACTAGAAAGTAAAGAAACAGCTAACTCCTAA
- a CDS encoding divalent metal cation transporter, which yields MSIKGVFREWGPAWLVMIANMDAASLITAAQNGVQYGYGLIWFVLLLSVPLYLVQEVSGRIGIATGKGLAEILRENMGKKVASIAAFPMAIIDFVSYAAEYTGIAVGMEFVGISPLVSVPTAYFLHLLLVYKRQYMRVEKYLIIGSIFMILIYVMAAAFRGYDPYSSPFLFSTSRSFIFLAAANIGAVVMPFMLFYQASATAEKRIKSLKLMRVETLIGALVSESLMVAIEVASTGLNSANFQNTVLIARSLSSLAGPYSPLIFGLALVLSGFIALVIISLGSAWGVTEALGIGRRNWFKVYLAESIPAAILPLISQSLINLILNLMVFEVLALVFPIILMGLIISNRKIMRNYASSKKGMIVYWVVVSLIISGGFLALIY from the coding sequence GTGAGTATTAAAGGGGTTTTCAGGGAATGGGGTCCGGCGTGGCTAGTGATGATAGCTAACATGGATGCTGCTAGCCTTATAACTGCAGCCCAGAACGGAGTTCAGTACGGTTATGGTTTAATTTGGTTTGTGCTTCTTCTCAGTGTTCCCCTTTATTTAGTTCAAGAAGTATCAGGAAGAATAGGTATAGCCACCGGAAAGGGACTAGCTGAAATATTGAGAGAGAACATGGGAAAGAAAGTAGCTTCGATTGCAGCTTTTCCTATGGCGATAATTGATTTCGTTAGCTATGCGGCAGAATATACTGGAATAGCTGTAGGCATGGAATTTGTAGGTATATCACCATTAGTCTCAGTGCCTACAGCTTACTTTTTGCATCTGTTGCTTGTTTATAAAAGACAATATATGAGGGTAGAGAAGTACCTTATAATAGGTTCCATTTTCATGATATTAATTTACGTTATGGCAGCTGCGTTTAGGGGTTATGATCCTTACTCTTCTCCATTTCTGTTTTCTACGTCTAGGAGCTTTATCTTCCTGGCTGCTGCTAACATAGGAGCGGTAGTAATGCCTTTTATGTTGTTTTATCAAGCTTCAGCAACAGCGGAGAAAAGGATCAAAAGTCTCAAACTCATGAGGGTAGAGACCCTTATAGGAGCATTGGTTTCAGAATCTCTGATGGTCGCAATAGAGGTAGCTTCAACAGGACTTAACTCTGCTAACTTTCAAAATACTGTGTTAATAGCAAGGTCTCTTTCTTCCTTAGCAGGACCTTATTCCCCTTTAATTTTTGGTCTTGCATTGGTTCTCTCAGGCTTCATAGCTTTAGTTATAATATCCTTAGGTAGTGCTTGGGGAGTAACAGAAGCTCTTGGCATAGGAAGACGAAATTGGTTCAAGGTCTATTTGGCAGAATCCATTCCAGCAGCTATACTTCCCTTAATATCGCAGTCTTTAATTAATTTGATCTTAAACTTAATGGTATTTGAGGTACTTGCTCTTGTCTTTCCCATAATTCTAATGGGCTTAATAATTTCAAATAGGAAAATAATGAGAAATTACGCTTCAAGTAAGAAGGGAATGATAGTTTATTGGGTTGTAGTCTCGTTAATTATAAGTGGAGGATTTCTTGCGTTAATCTATTGA
- a CDS encoding 4Fe-4S binding protein: protein MGIDPNYRTSRPEVGTHEGHKVYGPVENPKVLGIHGAIVGVDFDLCIADGSCINACPVNVFQWLDTPGHPASEKKADPINEQACIFCMACVNVCPVAAVDVKPP from the coding sequence ATGGGCATAGATCCGAACTACAGGACCAGTAGACCTGAGGTAGGAACGCACGAAGGGCACAAGGTTTATGGCCCTGTTGAGAATCCTAAGGTACTTGGAATACATGGAGCTATAGTTGGCGTAGACTTCGACTTATGTATAGCAGACGGCTCATGCATAAACGCGTGTCCAGTTAACGTGTTTCAATGGTTAGACACACCCGGTCATCCGGCCTCAGAGAAAAAAGCAGATCCGATAAACGAACAAGCTTGCATATTCTGCATGGCTTGTGTGAACGTGTGTCCAGTAGCAGCAGTAGATGTTAAGCCACCATAA
- a CDS encoding PaaI family thioesterase has protein sequence MLSDVPNKESNISGLLGARVLRLDQGECEVEIPFKPELTRRGGVMNGGIISTAIDFTCGLAVSSVNDGIDQVTQELKVNFLEPMFKGPFKCHAKVIRKGKTTVVVYAEFVDSECRIGAVSLGTWFIIRDRKISSST, from the coding sequence TTGCTTTCGGATGTTCCAAATAAGGAAAGTAATATTTCAGGTCTTTTAGGTGCACGTGTACTTCGTCTAGATCAAGGCGAATGTGAAGTAGAAATTCCATTTAAGCCAGAACTTACTAGAAGGGGAGGTGTTATGAACGGAGGCATAATATCCACTGCGATAGACTTTACTTGTGGTTTAGCAGTTAGCTCTGTAAATGATGGAATAGATCAAGTCACACAGGAATTAAAGGTGAACTTTCTAGAGCCAATGTTCAAGGGTCCTTTCAAGTGTCACGCTAAGGTGATAAGAAAGGGAAAGACTACGGTTGTAGTATACGCAGAATTTGTAGATAGCGAATGTAGGATCGGTGCAGTCTCTCTAGGAACTTGGTTTATCATAAGGGACAGAAAGATCTCTTCGTCAACATAA
- a CDS encoding DUF929 domain-containing protein, with product MKRLGYIAAIVLSLLFFAVLVLPTILPNEMFHFIKVSNTGYSKKVTVYLISWYGCPYGASLSWPLYDALSHFGNISAASHYSIYESDVGGYVPGLIFLNFRPNSSLSFHVIYLYNQYLNASPNGTYMANLVSGGLNELKVEAPKWIYTLVDKYDVNDRNIFTGLSLSSPAYLGNPPHIPTTLIITGPNGTWILIGYLNQLNPSSLSVQTKGPINEEQLLANPTVIKTSNTIITIIDASGYN from the coding sequence ATGAAAAGATTAGGCTATATTGCTGCAATAGTTCTCTCATTGCTATTTTTTGCGGTTTTAGTACTTCCTACGATTCTTCCTAACGAGATGTTCCATTTTATTAAAGTAAGCAATACAGGATATAGTAAAAAAGTGACTGTTTATTTAATAAGCTGGTACGGATGCCCTTATGGGGCTTCTTTGTCATGGCCCCTTTACGACGCTCTTTCTCATTTTGGTAACATAAGTGCAGCAAGTCATTATTCTATATATGAGAGCGACGTCGGCGGATATGTTCCTGGTCTTATTTTTTTAAACTTCAGGCCAAATTCTAGCCTATCTTTCCATGTCATATATTTATACAATCAATATCTCAATGCCTCACCAAATGGAACTTACATGGCTAACTTGGTCAGTGGAGGATTAAACGAGCTTAAAGTAGAAGCTCCTAAGTGGATCTATACGCTAGTAGATAAGTATGATGTCAACGATAGAAACATCTTTACTGGTTTGTCACTTTCATCTCCAGCTTACTTGGGAAACCCTCCTCATATACCAACTACGCTCATAATTACTGGTCCTAACGGGACGTGGATTCTAATTGGGTATCTAAATCAATTAAATCCATCTTCTTTATCTGTACAGACTAAAGGACCAATAAATGAAGAGCAACTATTGGCAAATCCAACTGTGATCAAAACCTCTAATACAATTATAACTATAATAGATGCTTCTGGATATAATTAA
- a CDS encoding class I SAM-dependent methyltransferase: MEHKFEKMINFLMNDKRVEYENPDTFLPRFIKSSDIVADIGCGPGFYCIRLAKLASKVYCVDKNEIMLIYARKNCTSKNVEFLSDVNSLPKSGIDIVLMANSFHDMENRNEIYKALLRALKNGGKILIIDWKKDKKIEKGPPYNIRMSEQDYVNSFPDFNLKEKFEVGPYHYGMLFVMK, from the coding sequence ATGGAGCATAAGTTTGAAAAGATGATTAATTTTCTAATGAATGATAAGAGAGTTGAATACGAGAATCCTGACACATTTCTTCCTCGATTTATAAAGAGTTCTGATATTGTAGCTGACATCGGTTGTGGTCCTGGATTTTATTGTATAAGATTAGCTAAACTTGCATCTAAGGTTTATTGTGTTGATAAGAACGAGATAATGTTAATCTATGCTAGAAAAAATTGCACAAGTAAAAACGTGGAGTTTCTGTCAGATGTAAACTCGTTGCCGAAGTCTGGAATAGACATAGTTTTAATGGCAAATTCCTTTCATGACATGGAAAATCGAAATGAAATTTACAAGGCTTTACTTAGGGCTTTAAAAAATGGAGGTAAAATCCTAATTATAGATTGGAAGAAAGATAAGAAAATAGAAAAAGGTCCTCCTTATAATATAAGGATGAGCGAGCAGGACTACGTTAATAGCTTTCCAGATTTCAATTTAAAAGAAAAATTTGAAGTAGGTCCTTATCACTACGGTATGCTATTTGTAATGAAATAA
- a CDS encoding APC family permease — translation MTLAKSVLSFKENYGQAMAVTAPLGSVVSTSTAAIVYAGTSVVFTTLLSLLASALWIYTLTRYSRKIASAGGFYTYSFSAWRSKKLSFAEALTELFAYSMLNGVNAITNYLLVDIAFSIEGRSMPLWIGIVVIIGSVLYPTLISLTHIKKLMSYVVTMSATAEAVLLIVLFIISLHNGFHFNYMIPSKNLSMGDIATAFVLTTVSISGAGAATYLGEETKDPTKNVAKGMWLALIIGGISMFLGTYALVALWNGSLSTLSNSPQPLLYETVTYGSITMFIALVMSMNSLLSSNIGTTIGAARVLYNLAREKAAPKFFLKTNKEGEPLLATITVASITAIVTVVSIFTLGIALAFTEVSSVTGILWLLGRVFDGVGVPVFYWRIRELNVSSIIVPLVATSINVWGDFTSIISMDVNQAIILTSIAIITVIWYLKKARFGTPGRLVVDEKNEVIDVEEYLKKKVSAT, via the coding sequence ATGACCCTCGCTAAATCTGTTTTATCTTTCAAGGAAAATTATGGTCAAGCTATGGCAGTAACAGCACCTCTTGGTAGCGTTGTATCCACCTCAACCGCTGCGATAGTTTATGCCGGTACCTCGGTTGTTTTCACTACCCTTTTATCATTACTTGCAAGTGCGCTTTGGATATACACGTTGACTAGATATAGCAGAAAGATTGCAAGTGCAGGAGGATTTTACACATATAGCTTTAGCGCATGGAGAAGTAAGAAGTTATCCTTCGCAGAGGCTTTGACTGAATTATTCGCTTACTCAATGCTAAACGGAGTCAATGCGATTACAAATTATTTACTTGTTGATATTGCCTTTTCGATAGAAGGACGTTCAATGCCTTTATGGATAGGAATAGTAGTCATAATCGGGTCCGTTTTATATCCTACCCTAATTTCACTAACTCATATAAAGAAATTGATGTCTTACGTAGTAACCATGAGCGCAACTGCTGAAGCCGTGCTATTAATAGTATTATTCATTATATCCCTACATAATGGTTTTCATTTCAATTATATGATTCCCAGCAAAAATCTGAGCATGGGAGATATAGCCACAGCGTTTGTATTGACTACGGTTAGCATTTCTGGAGCTGGTGCAGCAACGTATCTTGGAGAAGAAACAAAAGACCCAACTAAGAATGTAGCTAAAGGAATGTGGCTGGCGTTGATAATAGGCGGTATTTCGATGTTCCTTGGAACCTACGCTTTAGTTGCACTTTGGAATGGTTCCTTATCAACACTTTCCAATTCTCCTCAACCTTTACTCTATGAAACTGTAACCTACGGCTCAATTACGATGTTTATAGCATTAGTTATGTCAATGAACAGTTTACTAAGTTCGAACATAGGAACAACTATAGGTGCAGCGAGGGTCTTGTACAACTTAGCGAGAGAAAAAGCTGCACCTAAGTTTTTCTTGAAGACAAACAAGGAAGGAGAGCCATTACTTGCCACAATCACTGTGGCTTCCATCACTGCTATCGTGACTGTGGTAAGCATTTTCACTTTAGGAATAGCCTTGGCATTTACTGAAGTTAGCTCAGTTACCGGTATTCTTTGGCTTTTAGGAAGGGTATTCGACGGAGTGGGAGTTCCAGTATTTTATTGGAGAATAAGGGAACTAAACGTCTCATCAATCATAGTTCCTTTGGTAGCAACAAGCATAAATGTATGGGGTGACTTCACATCAATAATTTCCATGGATGTAAATCAGGCTATCATCTTAACTTCGATAGCTATAATTACGGTGATTTGGTACCTGAAGAAGGCAAGATTCGGTACTCCAGGCAGATTAGTAGTTGACGAAAAGAACGAAGTTATAGATGTGGAGGAATACTTAAAGAAAAAGGTAAGCGCTACCTAA
- the doxD gene encoding thiosulfate:quinone oxidoreductase large subunit has protein sequence MSGKSEEKEDLENVKTISYLPLRFAVGWMWLDGGLRKAVLKPAKLDPNSPSFVLNKVVTFLPHAGIFKGALLSFLSDPSFGATFLAIFSAFEIIVGLALIIGVLSRFFGFIAGGMALSLAPAAWLGSTCEDEWQILSLLLAGAVSIMIAGAGRKYGVDEILYKKYGDRPIINAPLLKYIRLW, from the coding sequence GTGAGTGGAAAGAGTGAAGAGAAGGAAGATCTAGAGAATGTAAAAACAATCTCTTATCTTCCTCTCCGTTTCGCAGTTGGATGGATGTGGCTAGACGGAGGACTAAGAAAGGCAGTGCTAAAGCCAGCAAAACTCGATCCTAATTCTCCCTCTTTCGTGCTAAACAAGGTAGTAACGTTCCTTCCACATGCAGGAATTTTTAAGGGAGCTTTACTATCATTCCTTTCGGATCCATCTTTCGGAGCTACATTCTTAGCTATATTTAGCGCGTTTGAAATAATAGTTGGCTTAGCGTTAATAATTGGTGTACTCTCTAGATTCTTCGGCTTCATCGCAGGAGGAATGGCGCTATCTCTAGCACCTGCAGCGTGGTTAGGGTCTACGTGTGAAGATGAATGGCAGATTCTATCTTTATTATTAGCAGGTGCAGTATCCATAATGATAGCTGGAGCTGGAAGGAAATATGGTGTTGACGAAATATTATATAAGAAATACGGAGATAGGCCAATAATTAATGCTCCTCTCCTTAAATATATTAGATTATGGTGA
- a CDS encoding TQO small subunit DoxA domain-containing protein has protein sequence MKAFEAGAILFTIIVVVAILAIGQIAYGNVYGPLFNDSKKPKIEFCAPVDAFNKDGHTYISLNITDVNGPDAYPASITEIIIENSTMKLTLNTTGIASSVVNLTKAQYDLDKAVGYNDYSGLYLCLGTDAVFLLKLPVMLSPGHYTIYLLTPALPMKEAAKSTFTIS, from the coding sequence ATGAAAGCATTTGAAGCCGGTGCAATACTGTTTACAATTATAGTAGTTGTAGCTATTTTAGCTATAGGTCAAATAGCTTATGGGAACGTCTACGGTCCGCTATTCAATGATTCCAAGAAACCCAAGATTGAATTTTGTGCTCCAGTGGACGCCTTTAATAAGGATGGCCATACTTACATTTCCCTTAATATAACCGACGTAAATGGACCTGATGCGTATCCTGCCTCAATAACTGAGATAATAATAGAGAATTCTACAATGAAGCTTACCCTTAACACTACTGGCATAGCTTCATCTGTAGTTAATTTAACTAAAGCTCAGTACGACCTAGATAAAGCGGTAGGATATAACGATTATAGCGGACTTTACCTATGCCTAGGTACTGACGCAGTCTTCCTATTGAAGCTCCCTGTTATGTTATCTCCAGGTCATTACACAATCTACTTGCTAACTCCAGCTCTTCCAATGAAGGAAGCTGCAAAGTCCACCTTCACTATAAGTTAA
- a CDS encoding DUF2299 family protein, with the protein MDDEKVEELFKSLNMKTFRPSQVQEFFHISVSPPQGGPVVDIVKLKKESNFYIIIMGIQIAQEHYQKLSSMKPEEVADFLLEIQKNILLQGIEIAFLPIGQEIPQIIQLSKAVFDVANENEFLDSFTKVRNSGIYTMLSFSVKLGRVQAQGKGHHFI; encoded by the coding sequence ATGGACGACGAAAAAGTTGAGGAGCTATTTAAGTCTCTGAATATGAAGACTTTTAGGCCATCTCAAGTTCAGGAATTCTTTCATATTTCAGTTTCTCCTCCCCAAGGAGGTCCAGTAGTAGATATAGTAAAATTGAAAAAAGAAAGTAATTTTTATATTATTATAATGGGAATTCAGATAGCTCAAGAACATTATCAAAAACTATCTTCTATGAAACCTGAGGAAGTGGCCGATTTCCTTTTAGAAATTCAAAAAAATATCTTACTTCAGGGAATAGAAATAGCTTTTCTTCCAATAGGACAGGAAATACCTCAAATAATACAACTTAGTAAAGCTGTTTTTGATGTTGCAAACGAAAATGAATTTCTTGATTCCTTTACCAAAGTTAGAAACAGTGGCATATACACAATGTTATCTTTTAGCGTTAAATTAGGCAGAGTTCAAGCTCAAGGCAAAGGTCATCATTTTATTTAA